The Trichocoleus sp. FACHB-46 genome includes a window with the following:
- a CDS encoding PDDEXK nuclease domain-containing protein yields MNSLSSNDYEKFLRNLKERIRNAQVRAALAVNKELVLLYWQVGKDILSRQQQAGWGAKIITQLAADLKRELPDIKGFSRSNLLYMRAFAQAFPDESIVQDVLGQITWYHNISLLEKLKDAEERVWYAKQTVVHGWSRNVLVHQIESGLYRRMGGAITNFDRALPQPQSDLAQQLIKDPYHFDFLSLSQDVQERELETALVEHIRDFLLELGVGFSFVGSQYRIEVDGDDYYIDLLFYHLKLRCFVVIDLKVKEFQPEFSGKMSFYISAVDDLLRHRDDNPTIGIILCKGKKKTAAEYALRDVNKPIGVSTYQLRNSLPESLRGSLPTPEQLEMELESILQGIEASPSEDSD; encoded by the coding sequence GTGAATAGTTTGTCATCCAATGATTATGAAAAATTTCTGCGAAACCTGAAAGAACGGATTCGCAACGCCCAGGTTCGAGCGGCCTTAGCAGTTAATAAGGAGCTAGTGCTACTTTATTGGCAGGTTGGCAAAGATATTTTGAGTCGGCAACAGCAAGCTGGTTGGGGTGCAAAAATAATCACTCAATTAGCAGCAGATTTAAAGCGAGAACTTCCAGATATCAAAGGCTTCTCTCGCTCCAACCTCCTCTACATGCGGGCATTTGCCCAAGCGTTTCCTGATGAATCAATCGTCCAAGATGTGCTTGGACAAATTACTTGGTATCACAACATTAGCCTGCTGGAAAAACTCAAAGATGCTGAAGAGCGAGTTTGGTACGCGAAGCAAACAGTTGTACACGGCTGGAGCCGTAATGTACTAGTTCATCAAATTGAAAGTGGACTTTACCGAAGAATGGGAGGTGCCATCACGAACTTTGACCGCGCTCTACCCCAGCCACAATCAGACCTAGCTCAACAATTAATCAAAGATCCCTATCATTTTGACTTCTTAAGCCTTAGCCAAGACGTACAAGAACGGGAGTTAGAAACTGCTCTAGTCGAGCACATTCGAGATTTTTTACTAGAGTTAGGTGTTGGTTTTTCTTTTGTTGGGAGTCAGTATCGCATAGAAGTAGATGGGGATGACTACTACATCGATTTACTGTTTTATCATCTAAAATTACGTTGCTTTGTAGTGATTGATCTCAAAGTTAAGGAGTTTCAGCCCGAGTTTTCAGGCAAAATGAGTTTTTATATCTCAGCCGTCGATGACTTATTACGGCATAGAGATGATAACCCCACCATCGGTATCATCCTTTGTAAAGGTAAGAAGAAGACAGCTGCTGAGTATGCTTTGCGAGATGTAAATAAACCAATTGGAGTATCAACTTACCAGTTACGGAATTCTTTGCCAGAATCGTTACGAGGAAGTTTACCAACTCCAGAGCAATTGGAAATGGAATTGGAAAGCATTTTACAAGGAATTGAAGCTTCGCCATCTGAGGATAGTGATTAA
- a CDS encoding ParB/RepB/Spo0J family partition protein yields the protein MAKKRLSMADEMEFPNKTRQFLDFVGVTPNVLLQEQEAEPSDQYLSLAQIHLPSQQPRRYFSPQAMDSLVASIREHGILQPLLVRPSLEGGYELLAGERRYRAAQTLKLEKVPVLIRDLADQDAIQVALLENLQREDLNPIEETEAILQLLSIRLECSPEEAVSLLNHVANLQKQGTEITNNVVRSQWELVEQIFSVIGRLSPDSFRSHRLPLLNLPEDVLHVLRQGQLEYTKARTIAQVKDVQERQQLLAETLEHNLSVREIKKHIHEIQPTKTTGVPSALPNRMKDVYRRVRQAKIWEDPKKAKTLEKLLGQLESLVE from the coding sequence ATGGCCAAAAAACGATTGTCAATGGCGGATGAAATGGAGTTCCCTAATAAGACAAGGCAATTTCTTGATTTTGTAGGAGTGACGCCTAATGTTCTGCTTCAAGAGCAAGAGGCAGAACCCAGTGATCAATATTTGTCGCTGGCCCAAATCCATTTACCTTCACAACAGCCTCGACGCTATTTTTCACCTCAAGCAATGGACAGTTTGGTTGCTTCAATTCGTGAGCATGGTATCTTACAGCCGCTATTGGTTCGTCCGTCCTTAGAGGGTGGGTATGAACTGCTTGCTGGGGAACGTCGCTACAGAGCAGCTCAGACCCTCAAGCTTGAAAAAGTGCCAGTTCTAATCCGAGATCTTGCAGATCAAGATGCAATCCAAGTAGCGCTTCTAGAAAATCTGCAAAGAGAGGATCTCAATCCAATTGAGGAAACAGAGGCAATCCTTCAACTACTCTCAATTCGTTTAGAGTGCTCACCAGAAGAGGCCGTCTCTCTGCTCAATCACGTTGCCAATCTACAAAAGCAAGGTACTGAAATTACGAACAACGTTGTTCGTAGCCAATGGGAGCTTGTAGAACAAATCTTTTCGGTTATCGGCAGATTAAGCCCAGATAGCTTCCGTAGCCACCGTTTACCCTTACTCAATTTACCTGAAGACGTTCTCCATGTTTTACGGCAAGGCCAACTTGAGTATACAAAAGCGCGAACAATTGCTCAGGTAAAGGATGTACAAGAGCGACAACAGCTGCTTGCTGAAACTTTAGAGCACAATCTTTCAGTTAGAGAGATCAAAAAGCACATCCATGAAATCCAGCCTACTAAAACTACAGGCGTTCCCAGCGCTTTACCAAACCGTATGAAGGATGTTTACCGGCGGGTTAGGCAAGCCAAGATTTGGGAAGATCCAAAAAAGGCAAAAACACTAGAGAAATTGTTAGGACAGCTTGAGTCATTGGTGGAGTGA
- a CDS encoding ParA family protein — MIIAIANQKGGVAKTTSTIALGGLLAEQGSCLVVDFDPQGNLTTGLGVKIQPDQKTAYEVLIDRKQQATAAIVETKAGISLLPADISLATGEKQILTVADNSRILRKKLNPLRQDYEHILIDCPPSLGMLTLNALMAADTVLIPVQCQFFALEGLRQLLETIDGIRDEDTHPELQILGVLPTMADRTLTTQDALKTLQAKLTGIKIFEPVPKSVQFPESNLAREPIHQYTSEQKLTSAYRAVVQAIVEQV; from the coding sequence ATGATCATTGCGATCGCGAATCAAAAAGGTGGGGTAGCCAAGACAACCTCCACGATCGCGTTAGGAGGTTTACTAGCGGAGCAGGGTTCTTGTTTAGTTGTTGACTTTGACCCTCAGGGCAACTTAACCACTGGGCTAGGGGTAAAAATTCAGCCTGATCAGAAAACGGCTTACGAAGTCCTGATCGATCGCAAGCAACAAGCAACCGCAGCGATCGTTGAAACTAAAGCAGGCATTAGTCTATTACCCGCTGACATTTCCCTTGCCACTGGAGAGAAGCAGATCCTAACGGTGGCAGACAATAGCCGAATTCTTAGAAAGAAGTTAAACCCATTACGTCAAGACTATGAGCATATTTTGATTGACTGTCCTCCTAGCTTAGGAATGCTGACCCTAAACGCTTTAATGGCGGCAGATACAGTTTTAATTCCAGTTCAGTGTCAATTCTTTGCGCTTGAAGGGTTACGACAACTGTTAGAAACCATCGATGGTATTCGAGATGAGGACACTCACCCAGAATTACAAATCTTGGGGGTTTTACCAACCATGGCTGATCGCACGCTCACGACCCAAGATGCTCTCAAAACCCTACAAGCTAAGTTAACAGGCATCAAAATTTTTGAACCTGTCCCTAAATCAGTTCAGTTTCCAGAGTCAAATTTAGCCCGAGAACCCATCCATCAATACACCTCTGAGCAGAAACTGACCTCAGCGTATCGAGCAGTCGTTCAAGCAATTGTGGAGCAAGTGTGA